The Sphingobacteriales bacterium region TGCCGTATGAAAGGTGGAAAATGCTTTCAGCATAAGGCCTTCCCAGCTTTTTCATCACGGTTTTCAACACATTGAAATGATATTCCTGCTCATTACCAACTACATAAACCATCACATCGGGCTGATAGTCGTAATAACGAAGTTCGGCTGTGCCTAAATCCTGAGTAATGTAAACAGAGGTACCATCAGCACGCAGGAGAAGTTTTTCGTCAAATCCATCGGCACTCAGGTCAACCCAAACGGAATTATCTTCTTTTCTGTAAAAAATCCCCTTTTCAAGCCCTTCATCCACAATGGCTTTCCCAAGCAGATAAGTATCTGATTCATAATAAATTTTGTCAAAGCTGATTCCAAGTCTTCTGTAGGTCTCATCAAAACCCGCATACACCCAGTCATTCATCATTTTCCATATCTTCCTGACCTCCGGATCATTTTTTTCCCACCTGATAAGCAACTGCCGGGCTTCTTTCATTACTGAAGACAGATTTTCAGCATCTTCTCTGCTAATACCCAGGGATATTGACTGCTCAATTTCTGCTTTGAGCATTTTATCAAATTTCACATAGTAATTGCCAACCAGATGATCCCCTTTGATTCTCAATGATTCAGGAGTCGGATGGGTTTCGTCTTTCATCCATGCAAGCATAGACTTACAAATGTGAATTCCCCTGTCGTTGACAAGGTTGACTTTCACCACCTGATGTCCCCGCAGTTTCAGAAATTCACTCAACGACTGTCCCAGTAAATTATTCCGGATGTGTCCTAAATGAAGAGGTTTATTGGTGTTGGGCGATGAATATTCTATCAGGTATTTTTGCGGGAGGCTTGTTTTTTCAATAGGAATGTGCTGGTCCTTTTGTATCTCCTTCAGGTGTTTTAGCCAAAAGCTGACTTTTATGACCAGGTTCAGAAAGCCTTTGACGATATTAAATCTTTCAATAAAATCAAGATTTTGTGTCAGATATGCAGCAACCTCTCCGGCTGTTTGTTCAGGCTTTTTACGACTGAATTTCAACAGGTTAAACAATACAATGGTCAGGTCTCCTTCAAAACCCGGGTCGGTTTCTTCCACCTGCACCATAGCGGTTTCTATTTTTGTCTGATACACTGACAGAAAAGCATCCTGAACAGTTTGCTTAAGTATCTGATTGATATTCATTATGCTGAATGATTTTAACTTACGGGAGAGCCGGGCTCTTTGGCAAAATCTTTTAAAACCTGTTTGTCCATCCATGCCGGGAATAGAGGATTAAGCAGACGTACTGCCAGCCCTGTTTTATCAGTGATGAGAAACAGTTTTCTTTTTAAGATGGCCTTAACTATTTTTTTAGCTACTTCTTCAGATGTCATCAGTTTCTTTTCATCACGAGGGGTTTCTCCCTGCTGTTGCCCGAGATGATTCAAGGCAGTTTTACGAATATTGGATTGAGTAAATCCGGGAGAAGCAATCAGTACATGCAGGCCCGTTTTCAGATTTTCTGTTCTGACGGATTCAAGGAAACCTGTGATGGCAAATTTTGATGCTGAATAGCCGGTCCTTCCGGGCAGTCCGCGAAAACCTGCTGTGGAAATAACACCTGCAAGGGTTCCTTTTGATTCAATCAGGTAAGGTAATGCATATTTGGAGCAATAAACCGTTCCCCAGAAATTTATATCCATTACCTTTTTGATGACATCTAACTGACAATCTTTAAATACCGCACGCATGGATATTCCGGCATTATTGATCAGAATATCGA contains the following coding sequences:
- a CDS encoding SDR family oxidoreductase → MYGKVAVVTGASSGIGESLVYELARNGCNVVLSARSEEKLVEIEKDIRQKFDIKTLVVKTDVSLEEDCRNLIEKTVEYFGQIDILINNAGISMRAVFKDCQLDVIKKVMDINFWGTVYCSKYALPYLIESKGTLAGVISTAGFRGLPGRTGYSASKFAITGFLESVRTENLKTGLHVLIASPGFTQSNIRKTALNHLGQQQGETPRDEKKLMTSEEVAKKIVKAILKRKLFLITDKTGLAVRLLNPLFPAWMDKQVLKDFAKEPGSPVS
- a CDS encoding arginine--tRNA ligase; translated protein: MNINQILKQTVQDAFLSVYQTKIETAMVQVEETDPGFEGDLTIVLFNLLKFSRKKPEQTAGEVAAYLTQNLDFIERFNIVKGFLNLVIKVSFWLKHLKEIQKDQHIPIEKTSLPQKYLIEYSSPNTNKPLHLGHIRNNLLGQSLSEFLKLRGHQVVKVNLVNDRGIHICKSMLAWMKDETHPTPESLRIKGDHLVGNYYVKFDKMLKAEIEQSISLGISREDAENLSSVMKEARQLLIRWEKNDPEVRKIWKMMNDWVYAGFDETYRRLGISFDKIYYESDTYLLGKAIVDEGLEKGIFYRKEDNSVWVDLSADGFDEKLLLRADGTSVYITQDLGTAELRYYDYQPDVMVYVVGNEQEYHFNVLKTVMKKLGRPYAESIFHLSYGMVDLPEGKMKSREGTVVDADDLMDKMQETALQYMAESGKSAEIDQEEQKILSEMVGMGALKFFILKTDSKKRILFDPKESIDFQGFTGPFIQYTHARIQSVFRKGSIEKPFDFQYNLNVRISDEEKEILKKIYFLGQSLAVAEQRLDTSVIALYIYQLAKLYNKFYHDYPILNETDEDKKAFRIVMSWAVSLVLRKLSGILGIEMPEKM